The Citrifermentans bemidjiense Bem genome window below encodes:
- the rplB gene encoding 50S ribosomal protein L2 produces the protein MAIKTYKPTSPGRRAQTCSTFEEITACKPERSLVENLKKSGGRNSNGRITSRNVGGGHKQKYRIIDFRRDKTEIPAKVATIEYDPCRSARIALLNYADGEKRYILAPLSLKVGDTVISSEQADIKPGNALPIRCIPLGTIIHNIELKIGKGAQLARSAGTFAQLMAKEGKYGQVKLPSGEVRMILMDCKATIGQVGNADHENVSIGKAGRSRWLGVRPHVRGVAMNPVDHPHGGGEGRTSGGRHPVTPWGIPTKGYKTRTNKRSTPFIVKKRTK, from the coding sequence ATGGCTATAAAAACTTACAAACCTACTTCTCCGGGTAGAAGGGCGCAGACCTGCTCGACCTTCGAGGAGATCACTGCCTGCAAGCCCGAGAGGTCCCTCGTCGAGAACCTCAAGAAAAGCGGCGGCAGGAACTCGAACGGCCGCATCACTTCCAGGAACGTTGGTGGCGGTCACAAGCAGAAGTACAGGATCATCGACTTCCGCCGTGACAAGACCGAGATTCCGGCGAAGGTCGCCACCATCGAGTACGATCCGTGCCGCAGCGCACGCATCGCCCTTTTGAACTACGCCGACGGCGAGAAGCGCTACATCCTGGCTCCTCTCTCCCTGAAAGTGGGTGATACCGTTATCTCCAGCGAGCAGGCCGACATCAAGCCTGGCAACGCGCTCCCCATCAGGTGCATCCCGCTGGGTACCATCATCCACAACATCGAGCTGAAGATCGGCAAAGGCGCACAACTGGCGCGCTCCGCCGGTACCTTCGCGCAGCTGATGGCTAAGGAAGGGAAGTACGGTCAGGTGAAGCTCCCCTCCGGCGAAGTCCGCATGATCCTGATGGACTGCAAGGCTACCATCGGCCAGGTGGGCAACGCGGATCACGAGAACGTCTCCATCGGCAAGGCTGGCCGCTCCCGCTGGCTCGGCGTACGCCCCCACGTAAGGGGTGTCGCAATGAACCCGGTCGACCACCCGCACGGCGGTGGCGAGGGCAGGACCTCCGGCGGCCGTCATCCGGTAACCCCGTGGGGCATCCCGACCAAGGGTTACAAGACGCGCACCAACAAGCGGTCCACCCCGTTCATCGTGAAGAAGCGCACCAAATAA
- the rpsS gene encoding 30S ribosomal protein S19: protein MARSIKKGPFVDGHLEAKAQAEQAGSKKVIKTWSRRSTIIPEFIGLTFAVHNGKKFIPVFVTENMVGHKMGEFSPTRTFYGHAADKKSKLKKK from the coding sequence ATGGCAAGATCTATAAAGAAGGGGCCTTTCGTCGACGGACATCTCGAAGCGAAAGCCCAGGCAGAACAGGCCGGCAGCAAGAAGGTGATCAAGACGTGGTCCCGCAGGTCCACTATCATCCCTGAGTTCATCGGGCTCACCTTTGCGGTGCACAACGGCAAGAAGTTCATCCCTGTGTTCGTCACCGAGAACATGGTCGGCCACAAGATGGGCGAGTTCTCACCCACCAGGACCTTCTACGGCCACGCTGCTGACAAGAAGAGCAAGCTCAAGAAGAAGTAA
- the rplV gene encoding 50S ribosomal protein L22: protein MESSAKLSSVRLSPRKTRLVVDLVRGKGIQTALNTLRFSPQPSAKLISKLLSSAVANAEQKGCSDVDKLFVKTIFVDGGAVLKRFTPRAMGRASKIRKPTSHITVVLAEKK from the coding sequence ATGGAATCATCGGCTAAATTATCCTCTGTCCGCCTCTCTCCGAGAAAGACACGCCTGGTCGTGGATCTCGTCAGGGGCAAGGGCATTCAGACTGCGCTGAACACTCTGCGTTTCTCACCGCAACCGTCGGCGAAGCTCATCTCGAAGCTCCTCTCCTCTGCCGTGGCCAATGCCGAGCAGAAGGGTTGCTCCGATGTGGACAAGCTCTTCGTCAAGACGATTTTCGTCGATGGCGGCGCAGTACTTAAGCGCTTCACCCCCCGCGCCATGGGCCGGGCCAGCAAGATCAGAAAACCGACGAGCCACATTACCGTGGTCCTTGCGGAAAAGAAATAA
- the rpsC gene encoding 30S ribosomal protein S3, producing the protein MGQKVNPIGFRLGVIKTWDSKWYAEKDYAKLLHEDLKLRNFLKKRLYHSGVSKIEIERAAGKAKINIFTARPGLIIGKKGSEVETLKKELAKLTDKEVYLNIQEVRKPELDAQLVAENVAMQLERRIAFRRAMKKSVTSTLKFGAKGIRITCSGRLGGAEMSRTEWYREGRVPLHTLRADIDYGFAEAKTTYGIIGVKVLLFKGEVLSAKK; encoded by the coding sequence TTGGGTCAGAAAGTAAATCCTATCGGGTTCAGACTCGGGGTTATTAAAACCTGGGATTCGAAATGGTACGCGGAAAAAGATTATGCAAAGCTTCTTCACGAAGACCTGAAGCTGCGCAATTTCCTTAAAAAAAGGCTGTATCATTCGGGCGTCTCCAAGATCGAGATCGAGCGCGCTGCGGGCAAGGCGAAGATCAACATCTTCACCGCTCGTCCGGGCCTCATCATCGGTAAGAAGGGCTCGGAGGTCGAGACTCTGAAGAAGGAGCTGGCCAAGCTCACCGACAAAGAGGTCTACCTTAATATACAGGAAGTCAGGAAGCCCGAGCTGGACGCACAGCTCGTCGCCGAGAACGTGGCCATGCAGCTGGAGCGCCGTATCGCGTTCCGCCGTGCCATGAAAAAGAGCGTCACCTCGACGCTCAAGTTCGGCGCCAAGGGTATCAGGATTACCTGCTCGGGCCGTCTGGGCGGCGCAGAGATGTCCAGGACGGAATGGTACCGCGAGGGAAGGGTGCCGCTGCACACGTTGCGCGCGGACATCGACTATGGCTTTGCCGAGGCGAAGACCACCTACGGGATCATCGGCGTAAAAGTGCTCCTCTTCAAGGGTGAAGTACTCTCCGCTAAAAAATAG
- the rplP gene encoding 50S ribosomal protein L16, whose translation MLMPKKVKYRKQMKGRMTGTPQRGVELAFGDFGLQATECGWLDSRQIEAARIAMTRYIKRGGKIWIRIFPDKPLTSKPAETRMGKGKGSPDSWVCVIKPGRILYEMEGVTEEVAREAFRLAAHKLPVASKFITRTEINEG comes from the coding sequence ATGTTAATGCCCAAGAAAGTTAAGTATAGAAAGCAGATGAAGGGGCGCATGACCGGTACTCCGCAGCGCGGCGTCGAGCTCGCCTTCGGCGACTTCGGCCTGCAGGCTACCGAGTGCGGCTGGCTGGACTCCCGCCAGATCGAAGCGGCCCGTATCGCTATGACCCGTTATATCAAGAGGGGCGGCAAGATCTGGATCCGCATCTTCCCGGACAAGCCACTCACCTCGAAACCCGCCGAGACCCGTATGGGTAAGGGGAAAGGATCCCCGGACTCATGGGTTTGCGTCATTAAGCCGGGCAGGATCCTTTACGAGATGGAAGGGGTCACCGAGGAAGTGGCGCGCGAGGCATTCAGGCTCGCGGCGCACAAGCTCCCCGTAGCCAGCAAGTTCATCACAAGGACGGAAATCAATGAAGGCTAA
- the rpmC gene encoding 50S ribosomal protein L29, giving the protein MKANELKNATAAELEAKGTELTKELFNVKFQLHTGRLENTSKVSNLRKDIARVKTILREKRG; this is encoded by the coding sequence ATGAAGGCTAATGAACTAAAAAACGCGACGGCTGCTGAGCTCGAGGCCAAAGGCACGGAGCTGACCAAGGAACTCTTCAACGTGAAGTTTCAGCTTCACACCGGGCGGCTGGAAAACACTTCCAAGGTTTCCAACCTGAGGAAGGATATCGCCCGCGTGAAGACCATACTCCGTGAAAAGAGAGGCTAA
- the rpsQ gene encoding 30S ribosomal protein S17: MSERGNRKTQVGVVVSDKMDKTAVVKVDRLVKHPVYNKYIKRSAKYKAHDMDNAAKIGDRVLIVETRPLSKDKRWKIRQIIESKG; encoded by the coding sequence ATGAGCGAAAGAGGCAACAGGAAAACTCAGGTCGGTGTGGTCGTCAGCGACAAGATGGACAAGACCGCGGTAGTGAAGGTCGACCGTCTGGTGAAGCACCCCGTCTACAACAAGTACATCAAGCGCTCCGCCAAGTACAAGGCGCACGACATGGACAATGCCGCCAAGATCGGCGACCGCGTCCTCATCGTCGAGACGCGTCCGCTTTCCAAGGACAAGCGCTGGAAAATCAGACAGATTATCGAGTCCAAGGGTTAA
- the rplN gene encoding 50S ribosomal protein L14 translates to MIQMQTLLDVADNSGAKKLFCIKVLGGSKRRYAGIGDIIVASVKEALPNSKVKKGDVVKAVVVRTAKAVGRPDGSYIRFDTNSGVVINNAKEPVGTRIFGPVARELRAKKFMKIISLAPEVL, encoded by the coding sequence ATGATTCAGATGCAGACACTATTGGACGTGGCGGACAACTCCGGCGCGAAGAAGCTCTTTTGCATTAAAGTGCTCGGCGGCTCCAAGCGCCGTTACGCCGGAATTGGCGACATCATCGTCGCTTCCGTGAAGGAAGCTCTCCCCAATTCGAAGGTGAAAAAGGGCGACGTGGTGAAGGCTGTCGTGGTGCGCACCGCCAAGGCTGTGGGACGTCCTGACGGCTCCTACATCCGTTTCGACACCAACTCCGGCGTGGTCATCAACAACGCCAAGGAGCCGGTCGGCACTCGTATCTTCGGGCCGGTCGCCAGGGAACTTCGCGCCAAGAAGTTCATGAAGATCATATCCCTCGCCCCCGAGGTACTTTAG
- the rplX gene encoding 50S ribosomal protein L24, whose protein sequence is MLGKKLHVKKNDTVVVIAGKDRSKSGKVISIHPKKDGVIVEGVNVVKRHQKPRGSEQGGILEKEAPVHISNVMLLCGKCNKPVRTKTTVLEDGKKARCCVKCGESFDK, encoded by the coding sequence ATGCTGGGCAAAAAATTACATGTTAAGAAAAACGACACCGTCGTGGTCATCGCGGGCAAGGATCGCTCCAAAAGCGGCAAGGTGATCTCCATCCATCCCAAGAAGGACGGGGTCATCGTCGAAGGGGTCAACGTGGTCAAGCGCCACCAGAAGCCCCGCGGGTCCGAGCAGGGGGGCATCCTGGAGAAGGAAGCTCCGGTGCACATCTCCAACGTCATGCTGCTCTGCGGAAAGTGCAACAAGCCGGTCAGGACCAAAACCACCGTACTCGAAGACGGTAAAAAGGCGCGCTGCTGCGTAAAATGCGGCGAGTCTTTCGATAAATAG
- the rplE gene encoding 50S ribosomal protein L5: protein MARLAELYNKEMVPALMKDQNYKNIMEVPKLVKIVVNMGLGEAIQNVKILDSAAEELAAITGQRPVITKAKKSIAGFKLRQGMPIGCAVTLRREKMYEFLDRLVSVSLPRVRDFKGISGKAFDGKGNYSLGVKEQLIFPEIDYDKVDKIKGLNITIVTTAKTDAEGKALLKLMGLPFRN, encoded by the coding sequence ATGGCACGGCTAGCTGAGCTTTACAATAAAGAGATGGTTCCGGCCCTCATGAAGGACCAGAACTACAAGAACATCATGGAAGTCCCCAAGCTGGTGAAGATCGTGGTCAACATGGGCCTCGGCGAAGCGATCCAGAACGTCAAGATCCTGGATTCCGCAGCCGAAGAGCTCGCCGCCATCACCGGGCAGCGCCCGGTCATCACCAAGGCGAAGAAGTCCATCGCGGGCTTCAAGCTGCGCCAGGGGATGCCTATCGGCTGCGCCGTGACGTTGCGCCGCGAGAAGATGTACGAGTTCCTCGACCGCCTGGTAAGCGTCTCGCTGCCGCGCGTGCGCGACTTCAAGGGGATCTCCGGCAAGGCCTTCGACGGCAAGGGTAACTACTCCCTGGGCGTCAAGGAGCAGTTGATCTTCCCCGAGATCGATTACGACAAGGTCGACAAGATCAAGGGTCTCAATATCACGATCGTGACCACGGCAAAGACCGACGCTGAGGGGAAAGCCCTGCTCAAGCTGATGGGTCTGCCGTTCAGGAACTAA
- a CDS encoding type Z 30S ribosomal protein S14: protein MAKTSMIIKAQRGNKFKVRERNRCPLCGRPRAYYRKFDMCRICLRKLSNLGQVPGVIKSSW from the coding sequence GTGGCTAAGACATCTATGATCATAAAGGCTCAGAGAGGGAACAAGTTCAAGGTGCGCGAGCGCAATCGCTGCCCTTTGTGCGGCCGCCCCAGAGCTTACTACCGGAAATTTGACATGTGCAGGATCTGCCTGAGGAAGCTGTCCAACCTCGGTCAGGTTCCCGGTGTGATAAAGTCCAGTTGGTAA
- the rpsH gene encoding 30S ribosomal protein S8 — protein MCMTDPVADMLTRIRNAGMAKHQKVDIPSSNLKVSLATVLRAEGFIKNFKVIADNKQGILRVYLKFIDEKEPVINEIKRISKPGGRVYVNSDKIKQVKNGLGVAILSTSKGLVTDKTAREMGIGGEVLCTVW, from the coding sequence ATGTGCATGACAGATCCAGTTGCCGACATGCTGACCAGAATCAGGAACGCTGGTATGGCAAAGCACCAGAAAGTTGACATTCCTTCGTCGAACCTCAAGGTGAGCCTCGCCACGGTGCTGCGCGCCGAAGGGTTTATCAAGAACTTCAAGGTGATTGCGGACAACAAGCAGGGGATCCTGCGGGTTTACCTCAAGTTCATCGACGAGAAGGAACCGGTCATCAACGAGATCAAGAGGATCAGCAAACCGGGCGGCCGGGTCTATGTCAACTCCGACAAGATCAAGCAGGTGAAGAACGGACTGGGCGTCGCCATCCTCTCGACTTCGAAGGGGCTGGTAACCGACAAGACCGCCCGTGAAATGGGCATCGGCGGGGAAGTTCTCTGCACGGTCTGGTAG
- the rplF gene encoding 50S ribosomal protein L6, translated as MSRIGKLPIAIPAGVKVIYNAPEIKVEGPKGKLARNIGEGVAIDVTAQAVTVTRHDDTIKSRSAHGLTRTLINNMVIGVSKGFETLLEINGVGYRAEVKGNVLNLALGFSHPVNFELPTGITVEVEKMTKLKVMGIDKEVVGETAAKIRAFRPPEPYKGKGVKYADETILRKAGKTGKK; from the coding sequence ATGTCTAGAATAGGAAAACTTCCCATCGCGATTCCTGCGGGGGTGAAAGTCATATACAACGCCCCGGAGATCAAGGTGGAGGGCCCGAAAGGGAAACTCGCCCGCAACATCGGGGAAGGCGTCGCCATCGACGTGACCGCGCAGGCGGTAACGGTGACCAGGCACGACGACACCATCAAGTCCCGCTCGGCCCATGGCCTGACTAGGACCCTGATCAACAACATGGTGATCGGCGTCTCTAAAGGGTTCGAGACCCTGCTCGAGATCAACGGCGTCGGTTACCGCGCCGAGGTGAAGGGCAACGTGCTGAACCTGGCCCTGGGCTTTTCGCACCCGGTCAACTTCGAGCTGCCGACCGGCATCACGGTCGAGGTCGAGAAGATGACCAAGCTCAAAGTGATGGGGATCGACAAGGAAGTGGTCGGCGAGACCGCCGCCAAGATCCGCGCGTTCCGTCCGCCCGAGCCGTACAAGGGTAAGGGTGTCAAGTACGCTGACGAAACGATTCTGAGAAAAGCCGGCAAGACCGGTAAAAAATAG
- the rplR gene encoding 50S ribosomal protein L18, with protein sequence MSSLAQKQVARLKRQTRVRKKITGSPARPRLNVFKSARHIYAQLIDDTTGATLASASTLAGDVAEGLSYTGNAEAAAKVGAAIAKKALEKEITAVVFDRNGFLYHGRIKALADAARENGLSF encoded by the coding sequence TTGAGTTCTTTAGCCCAAAAACAGGTAGCTCGTCTTAAGAGACAGACCAGGGTCAGGAAGAAAATTACCGGATCGCCGGCACGCCCGAGACTGAACGTCTTCAAGAGTGCACGCCACATATACGCTCAGTTGATCGACGACACCACCGGCGCAACCCTCGCCTCGGCCTCCACCCTGGCGGGCGACGTTGCCGAGGGGCTCAGCTACACCGGCAACGCCGAAGCCGCCGCTAAGGTGGGCGCTGCGATTGCCAAGAAGGCCCTGGAGAAGGAAATCACCGCCGTGGTCTTCGACCGCAACGGCTTCCTCTACCACGGTAGGATCAAAGCTCTGGCTGACGCCGCACGCGAAAACGGTCTGTCCTTCTAG
- the rpsE gene encoding 30S ribosomal protein S5, with protein sequence MLKINASEMNLTDRVVHISRVAKVVKGGRRFSFSALVVVGDGNGCVGYGLGKANEVPEAIRKGVEQAKKNLIKVPIVAGQTIPFEILGCFGAGKVLMMPASPGTGVIAGGAARAVFESAGLHNILAKCLGSNNPHNVVKAAFAGLSRLKTAEELMARRGITE encoded by the coding sequence TTGCTTAAGATCAATGCCAGTGAAATGAATCTTACCGATAGGGTCGTCCACATAAGCCGCGTAGCCAAGGTGGTGAAGGGTGGCCGCAGGTTCAGCTTCTCCGCCCTCGTGGTGGTAGGCGACGGTAACGGCTGCGTGGGCTACGGCCTGGGCAAGGCCAACGAAGTGCCGGAAGCAATCCGCAAAGGGGTCGAGCAGGCCAAGAAGAACCTGATCAAGGTTCCCATCGTGGCCGGGCAGACCATCCCGTTCGAGATCCTCGGCTGCTTCGGCGCAGGCAAGGTTCTCATGATGCCCGCTTCCCCGGGTACCGGCGTTATCGCAGGCGGTGCCGCCCGCGCGGTATTCGAGTCGGCAGGCCTGCACAACATCCTTGCCAAGTGCCTGGGCTCCAACAACCCGCACAACGTGGTCAAGGCCGCATTCGCGGGTCTCTCCCGTCTCAAGACTGCGGAAGAGCTGATGGCGCGCCGCGGCATCACCGAATAG
- the rpmD gene encoding 50S ribosomal protein L30, protein MSAELKITLVRSAIGQSEKMKGRLLGMGLTKREKTVTLQDTPEIRGMIAKVAHLVRVEE, encoded by the coding sequence ATGTCTGCAGAACTGAAGATAACCCTGGTTCGGAGCGCCATCGGCCAGTCCGAGAAAATGAAAGGTCGTCTGCTCGGCATGGGGCTCACCAAGCGTGAGAAGACCGTGACCCTGCAGGACACCCCGGAGATCCGCGGTATGATCGCCAAGGTGGCCCATCTGGTAAGAGTCGAAGAGTAA
- the rplO gene encoding 50S ribosomal protein L15, protein MQLNTIKPAIGSTKNRKRIGRGVGSGHGKTATKGHKGQKARSGGSVKPGFEGGQMPMHRRLPKRGFTPLSKKDYALVNLCQLEVFEAGSVIDAEALLKSGIISGVRDGIKVLATGDITRALTIKAHKFSASAREKITAAGGSIEEI, encoded by the coding sequence ATGCAATTAAATACCATCAAACCGGCCATTGGGTCGACCAAGAATAGAAAGCGTATCGGCAGGGGCGTAGGCTCCGGTCACGGCAAGACCGCCACCAAGGGTCACAAGGGCCAGAAGGCGCGCTCCGGCGGCTCCGTGAAGCCCGGCTTCGAGGGCGGCCAGATGCCGATGCACAGAAGGCTTCCCAAGCGCGGCTTCACCCCGCTCTCCAAGAAGGACTACGCCCTGGTGAATCTCTGCCAGCTCGAAGTATTCGAGGCGGGGAGCGTCATCGACGCTGAAGCGCTGCTGAAAAGCGGGATCATCTCCGGCGTGCGCGACGGCATCAAGGTGCTGGCGACGGGTGACATCACCCGTGCACTGACCATCAAGGCCCACAAATTCAGCGCCTCTGCTCGCGAAAAAATAACTGCGGCAGGTGGTTCCATCGAGGAGATCTAG
- the secY gene encoding preprotein translocase subunit SecY, whose product MIEAFQNIFKIPELKKKVLFSLAMLAVYRIGCHIPTPGIDAQALAQFFKAAQGTLLGMFDMFSGGALEKLTVFALGIMPYISSSIIFQLLTVVLPAVEKLSKEGDAGRKKIIQYTRYGTIVLAVVQAFGISIGLEAMRGPAGELVVPNPGWGFRLMTVITLTAGTAFIMWLGEQMSEKGIGNGISLIIFAGIVARIPTAIGNSFRLIKTGELSLFVLLLIAAVMFAVIAAVVFMERGQRRIPIHYAKRVVGLKTVGAQSSHLPLKVNMAGVIPPIFASSIIMFPATVGNFIDVPWVQAASKQLAPGKLLYEVLFVAFIVFFCYFYTAVTFNPVDVADNVKKQGGYVPGIRPGKETSDFLDAVLTKLTFAGAIYISAVCVLPSILIGKFNLPFYFGGTSLLIAVGVGMDTLSQIEAHLITRSYEGFMKGVRIQGRR is encoded by the coding sequence TTGATAGAAGCCTTCCAGAACATTTTCAAGATCCCCGAGCTTAAAAAGAAGGTTCTCTTTTCGCTGGCCATGCTGGCCGTCTACCGGATAGGGTGTCATATCCCTACCCCGGGCATCGACGCCCAGGCCCTCGCCCAGTTCTTCAAGGCTGCGCAGGGCACGCTGCTCGGTATGTTCGACATGTTTTCTGGCGGGGCTCTCGAGAAGCTCACCGTCTTCGCCCTCGGCATCATGCCGTATATCTCCTCCTCCATCATCTTCCAACTCCTCACCGTTGTGCTTCCGGCCGTGGAGAAGCTTTCCAAGGAAGGTGACGCTGGAAGGAAGAAGATCATCCAGTACACCCGCTACGGCACCATCGTGCTGGCGGTGGTTCAGGCGTTCGGCATCAGCATCGGCCTTGAGGCCATGCGCGGTCCGGCCGGCGAGCTGGTAGTTCCGAACCCCGGCTGGGGCTTCAGGCTGATGACGGTGATCACCCTCACGGCTGGCACCGCCTTCATCATGTGGCTCGGCGAGCAGATGTCTGAGAAGGGTATCGGCAACGGCATCTCCCTGATCATCTTCGCCGGCATCGTGGCCCGCATCCCGACCGCGATCGGCAACAGCTTCCGTCTGATCAAGACGGGCGAGCTCTCCCTGTTCGTGCTGCTCCTGATCGCCGCGGTGATGTTCGCGGTGATCGCGGCGGTGGTATTCATGGAGCGCGGCCAGCGCAGGATTCCGATCCACTACGCCAAGAGGGTGGTGGGGCTCAAGACCGTAGGCGCGCAGAGCTCGCACCTGCCGCTCAAGGTGAACATGGCCGGCGTCATCCCGCCGATCTTCGCCTCGTCGATCATCATGTTCCCGGCCACGGTGGGCAACTTCATCGACGTCCCCTGGGTGCAGGCGGCCTCCAAGCAGTTGGCCCCCGGAAAGTTGCTTTACGAGGTTTTATTTGTTGCCTTTATCGTCTTTTTCTGTTACTTCTACACGGCTGTGACTTTCAACCCGGTTGATGTCGCCGATAACGTCAAGAAACAGGGGGGGTATGTGCCCGGGATCCGTCCCGGTAAGGAGACCTCCGACTTCCTCGACGCGGTGCTGACCAAGTTGACCTTCGCCGGCGCCATTTACATCTCCGCGGTCTGCGTGCTTCCTTCGATTCTGATTGGGAAATTCAACCTCCCCTTCTATTTTGGCGGCACTTCCCTGCTGATCGCCGTCGGTGTCGGCATGGACACTCTGTCGCAGATAGAGGCGCACCTGATTACCCGAAGCTACGAAGGGTTCATGAAGGGCGTGCGCATCCAGGGCAGAAGGTAA
- a CDS encoding adenylate kinase, which translates to MNLILLGPPGVGKGTQAKLLIDRFGIPQISTGDILRAAVKELTPMGAKAKGYMDSGALVPDEVVIGIVEERLAQADCQKGFILDGFPRTVPQADALGQVLSGMGKSIDHVVSLSVDKGELLKRLTGRRACANCGAGYHVDFAPSKVAGVCDACSGQLVQREDDKEETILNRLAVYEAQTAPLIAYYQAAGLLRSVDGLGTVEGVQSGILAAIRA; encoded by the coding sequence ATGAATCTCATCCTCCTCGGACCCCCGGGCGTCGGCAAGGGGACCCAGGCAAAACTTCTCATAGATAGATTTGGTATCCCGCAGATATCGACAGGTGATATACTGCGGGCTGCCGTTAAAGAGCTGACTCCCATGGGAGCCAAGGCCAAGGGATATATGGACTCCGGCGCGCTGGTTCCGGACGAAGTCGTGATCGGCATCGTCGAGGAGCGGCTGGCGCAGGCGGACTGCCAGAAGGGATTCATCCTGGACGGTTTCCCCCGCACGGTACCCCAGGCGGACGCATTGGGTCAGGTCCTCTCCGGCATGGGGAAGTCGATCGATCATGTGGTCTCGCTTTCGGTGGACAAGGGAGAGCTTCTGAAGCGGCTTACCGGGCGTCGCGCCTGTGCCAATTGCGGCGCCGGCTACCACGTCGACTTCGCCCCCTCCAAAGTGGCAGGCGTCTGCGATGCCTGCTCCGGCCAACTGGTCCAGCGTGAGGACGACAAGGAAGAAACCATCCTGAACCGCCTGGCGGTTTACGAAGCGCAGACCGCGCCTTTGATCGCCTACTATCAGGCGGCAGGGTTGCTCCGCTCCGTCGATGGCCTCGGGACCGTAGAAGGGGTCCAGTCGGGCATCCTCGCGGCGATACGGGCCTAG
- the map gene encoding type I methionyl aminopeptidase, whose amino-acid sequence MIVLKSPAEIEKMAAAGRIVAEILAGLREKVVPGVTLAQLDAFAERETLKRKAKPAFKGYSGFPFSLCCSVNEQVVHGFATQRVLVSGDIVSLDFGVVYGGYYGDSAITVPVGEISQAAAKLIKVTEESLYKAIEVADASHRLSDVSHAVQAYVEARGFSVVRDFVGHGIGKELHEGPQIPNFGVAGKGPKLKPGMVLAIEPMINEKGYDVRVLEDGWTAVTADGGLSAHFEHTVAVTDNGPLILTQI is encoded by the coding sequence GTGATCGTACTAAAGTCCCCGGCTGAGATCGAGAAGATGGCGGCTGCCGGAAGGATCGTAGCGGAGATCCTGGCCGGGCTCAGGGAAAAAGTGGTGCCGGGGGTTACCCTGGCACAACTTGACGCATTCGCGGAGAGGGAAACGCTGAAGAGGAAGGCGAAGCCAGCCTTCAAGGGTTACAGCGGCTTCCCCTTTTCGCTTTGTTGCTCGGTGAACGAGCAGGTGGTTCATGGGTTTGCCACGCAGCGCGTCCTGGTCTCAGGCGACATCGTCAGTTTAGACTTCGGAGTCGTCTACGGCGGCTATTACGGCGATTCGGCGATCACGGTTCCGGTGGGCGAGATATCGCAGGCCGCGGCCAAGCTGATCAAGGTCACCGAGGAGTCGCTCTACAAGGCGATCGAGGTCGCTGACGCCTCGCACCGCCTCTCGGACGTCTCCCACGCGGTGCAGGCCTATGTCGAGGCGCGCGGCTTTTCCGTGGTGCGCGACTTTGTCGGGCACGGCATCGGCAAGGAACTGCACGAGGGGCCGCAGATCCCCAACTTCGGCGTTGCCGGAAAGGGGCCCAAGCTGAAGCCGGGCATGGTGCTCGCCATCGAGCCCATGATCAACGAAAAGGGATACGACGTGCGGGTGCTGGAGGACGGCTGGACCGCGGTCACCGCGGATGGCGGGCTCTCGGCGCACTTCGAGCACACGGTGGCAGTAACGGACAACGGTCCGTTGATACTTACACAAATTTAG
- the rpmJ gene encoding 50S ribosomal protein L36 — MKVRASVKKICVKCKIVKRKGIVRVICETPKHSQRQG, encoded by the coding sequence ATGAAGGTTCGGGCATCGGTTAAGAAGATCTGTGTTAAATGCAAAATAGTCAAGCGCAAGGGCATCGTCCGCGTTATCTGCGAGACTCCCAAGCATTCACAGAGACAGGGTTAA